In Pseudothermotoga sp., a genomic segment contains:
- a CDS encoding motility protein A → MDISTILGVLMAFGMIFFGIFVGKSAPSAFLDLPSVFITIGGALASTIASHPKERSFRIIQVIMSTFKEPKIDNIGLVRTLVSFSEKARREGLLSLEENLNEIDDPFMKKALQLVIDGTDPELLKSMMDAEMDLIEEDLMANKAMMDSAGAFAPAYGMVGTLIGLIGMLRTLNNPETIGPNMSVALVTTFYGSILSNAVFLPMGEKLGRRAIKILRQKQMILEGVLSIQAGENPRVLEEKLKSFLTTEEKAAYEASLGREEA, encoded by the coding sequence GTGGATATATCCACGATCCTTGGTGTGCTGATGGCTTTCGGTATGATCTTCTTTGGAATATTCGTCGGAAAGTCTGCGCCTTCAGCCTTTCTCGATCTTCCATCGGTGTTCATCACGATCGGTGGCGCGTTGGCCTCCACGATCGCTTCGCACCCGAAAGAAAGAAGTTTTCGAATCATCCAAGTTATCATGTCGACGTTCAAGGAACCGAAGATCGACAACATAGGTTTGGTGAGAACGCTGGTTTCATTCTCTGAGAAAGCAAGGAGAGAAGGACTTTTGTCGCTCGAGGAGAACCTAAACGAAATCGATGATCCGTTCATGAAAAAGGCACTCCAGTTGGTCATAGACGGTACCGATCCAGAACTACTTAAAAGTATGATGGATGCAGAAATGGACCTCATAGAAGAAGACCTCATGGCTAACAAGGCTATGATGGATTCAGCTGGTGCGTTCGCACCAGCCTACGGAATGGTGGGAACGCTGATCGGACTGATAGGCATGTTGAGAACGCTGAACAACCCCGAAACGATTGGCCCGAACATGTCGGTCGCTCTGGTGACGACTTTCTACGGCTCGATACTCTCGAACGCGGTGTTTTTACCCATGGGAGAAAAACTTGGAAGAAGGGCTATAAAAATATTGAGACAAAAGCAAATGATCCTTGAGGGAGTGCTCTCCATACAGGCTGGAGAGAACCCAAGGGTTTTGGAGGAAAAGCTCAAATCCTTCCTCACCACTGAAGAAAAGGCTGCTTATGAGGCTTCGCTCGGTAGGGAGGAGGCTTAA
- a CDS encoding flagellar FlbD family protein: protein MIWLTRLKGQRFVLNAEMIEMVEALPDTTITLFNGKKYIVQESVEEVIKRVIEYKRQAYPVIDLLKYIPHEKEG, encoded by the coding sequence ATGATCTGGCTGACGCGCCTTAAAGGACAACGGTTCGTATTGAACGCTGAGATGATCGAGATGGTTGAGGCTTTGCCTGACACAACGATCACCCTTTTCAACGGAAAAAAATACATCGTTCAAGAAAGCGTCGAAGAAGTGATCAAACGAGTGATAGAATACAAAAGACAAGCGTACCCAGTGATCGATCTACTCAAATACATCCCTCATGAAAAGGAGGGGTGA
- a CDS encoding flagellar hook protein FlgE has product MMRSMFSGVSGMKNFQYELDVIGNNISNVNTVGFKGSRVTFQTALLQTLKAARAPQDNAGGTNPIQIGLGSQLATVDKIMTQGSFQNTGRKLDLAIQGDGFFVLSDGQGYYYTRAGALDVDMNGTLIHSSTGLKVQGWSAVMDPATGERYIDTNQPIGNIVISAGMTMPASATTAAKMEGNLNSASGILPFSMTVTDSNGQQRTVRFVFSKTNADFARQNGPFATNQSYTWQAYDEANNQIADGYVVVNQFGRVVESGITNGGTDSEITALGNGAYITIPTAGELRFYESDSPSNFVIAKFESPRYVTAVQVYDTLGNPYSLYIELTRLGQFGNLKNAWIWRVYTASGEPITYVDANNNTNYVGGIIDFNESGRLTSMYGINWDGTNLTVGNTELRKIQFNASHMGDGTVTIDLDLTSLTQFAGANSATFTWQNGNALGTLESFAINEAGQIIGTFSNGLTDILGQVALAVFNNPAGLVEVGNSLYVPSSNSGLAQIGSAGSGGRGTLIPGALEMSNVDLAEEFTRMIIAQRGFQANARVITTADTILGELVALRR; this is encoded by the coding sequence ATGATGCGTTCGATGTTCAGTGGAGTTTCTGGGATGAAGAATTTTCAGTACGAGCTGGACGTGATAGGTAACAACATTTCCAACGTGAACACCGTTGGATTCAAAGGCTCACGTGTGACCTTTCAAACTGCTTTGCTCCAAACACTCAAAGCTGCTCGTGCTCCACAGGACAACGCGGGAGGCACGAACCCGATCCAGATAGGTCTAGGTTCACAGCTTGCCACAGTTGACAAGATCATGACACAAGGTTCCTTCCAAAACACAGGAAGAAAGCTCGATCTTGCCATACAGGGAGATGGTTTCTTCGTTCTGAGCGATGGACAAGGTTATTACTACACACGTGCCGGTGCGCTCGATGTAGATATGAACGGAACATTGATTCATTCTTCAACGGGTCTGAAGGTGCAAGGTTGGTCTGCCGTGATGGATCCTGCCACGGGTGAGCGCTATATCGATACGAACCAGCCCATAGGAAACATTGTCATAAGTGCTGGTATGACGATGCCAGCAAGTGCGACCACTGCGGCGAAGATGGAAGGTAACCTTAACTCAGCTTCTGGAATACTTCCATTTTCAATGACAGTTACAGACAGTAATGGACAGCAACGTACCGTGAGGTTCGTTTTCTCAAAAACGAACGCAGATTTTGCTAGGCAAAATGGACCATTCGCAACGAACCAAAGTTACACTTGGCAAGCCTACGATGAAGCTAACAATCAAATCGCTGATGGTTATGTCGTTGTGAATCAGTTCGGAAGAGTTGTCGAATCTGGGATAACTAACGGCGGTACAGATAGTGAGATAACAGCTTTAGGAAATGGTGCCTACATAACCATTCCGACGGCTGGTGAATTGAGATTCTACGAATCAGATAGTCCATCGAATTTTGTGATCGCAAAGTTTGAAAGTCCACGTTATGTGACGGCCGTACAGGTGTACGACACACTCGGAAATCCGTACTCACTGTACATCGAACTCACAAGACTTGGCCAGTTTGGGAACCTGAAAAACGCTTGGATCTGGAGGGTTTACACGGCCAGCGGTGAACCGATCACTTACGTGGATGCTAACAACAACACAAACTATGTGGGTGGAATCATAGACTTCAATGAGTCTGGAAGACTCACATCTATGTATGGTATCAACTGGGATGGTACTAACTTGACGGTTGGTAACACTGAACTTAGAAAGATTCAGTTCAACGCTTCTCACATGGGTGATGGCACTGTGACTATCGATTTGGATCTAACTTCTCTCACGCAGTTTGCGGGTGCGAACAGTGCCACCTTCACATGGCAAAACGGTAATGCACTTGGAACGCTCGAATCTTTTGCGATCAACGAGGCTGGACAAATCATAGGAACGTTCAGCAATGGTCTTACAGACATTCTTGGTCAAGTGGCTTTGGCCGTTTTCAACAATCCTGCTGGTTTGGTGGAAGTTGGTAATTCACTATATGTGCCATCTTCCAACAGCGGTCTCGCTCAAATAGGTTCAGCTGGGAGTGGAGGCAGAGGAACGTTGATCCCTGGAGCTCTCGAAATGTCGAATGTGGACTTGGCTGAGGAGTTCACCAGAATGATCATCGCTCAGAGAGGTTTTCAAGCGAACGCGAGGGTCATCACAACGGCCGATACCATCTTGGGTGAACTCGTGGCGTTGAGAAGATAA
- a CDS encoding flagellar hook assembly protein FlgD: MINAINSYSTLYTSSQRTASKELDKNAFLLLLVTQLKNQNPLEPMENREFIAQLTQFSTLEQITNMTKSIQDFLKLQQGALQAQAASLIGKHVVVQSNQISVSNQKAESIVFELDEKAPVVVRIYDSNGNLVKQATSGVLDQGVHAYVWDARDDSGLPVADGTYTYTVSKITSSGEVLIGGVQTGTVESVKFKNNQIYIYVNGREYPLTSVIEISQKG, encoded by the coding sequence ATGATCAACGCGATTAATTCTTATTCGACCTTGTACACTTCCTCACAGAGAACGGCGAGCAAAGAGCTCGATAAGAACGCATTCTTACTGTTACTTGTGACACAACTGAAAAATCAAAATCCACTCGAACCTATGGAAAACAGAGAGTTCATCGCACAGCTCACACAGTTCTCAACGTTAGAACAGATCACCAACATGACCAAATCCATTCAGGACTTTCTCAAATTGCAACAAGGAGCGCTCCAAGCTCAAGCAGCTTCTTTGATAGGTAAACACGTGGTAGTTCAGTCCAACCAAATCTCAGTTTCAAACCAAAAGGCTGAAAGCATCGTCTTCGAACTTGACGAGAAGGCACCAGTTGTGGTAAGAATTTACGATTCTAACGGTAATCTAGTTAAGCAAGCCACCAGCGGCGTTTTAGATCAAGGAGTTCACGCTTACGTGTGGGACGCTAGAGACGATTCTGGCCTTCCCGTAGCCGATGGTACTTACACCTACACTGTTAGCAAGATCACATCGAGTGGGGAAGTTCTGATCGGTGGAGTCCAGACTGGCACTGTAGAGTCGGTCAAGTTCAAGAACAATCAGATCTACATCTATGTGAACGGAAGAGAATATCCACTGACATCCGTCATCGAAATTTCACAGAAGGGGTGA